From one Melioribacteraceae bacterium genomic stretch:
- a CDS encoding NUDIX pyrophosphatase, with protein sequence MHLTTFLIEAHIFRQIDENQIEFLLLKRSDGEIYSGVWQMVTGSIDKNEKAYQTALREIKEETSLLPKQFWVVPNVNSFYEPKKDYICMVPVFAALVDLDCQVTISNEHSEYKWVSLDEAKKLLAWRGQRNSVEIIYEYFTKEKSFLNFVEIKL encoded by the coding sequence ATGCATTTAACCACATTCTTAATCGAAGCTCATATATTTCGCCAAATTGACGAAAACCAAATTGAATTTCTTCTACTAAAAAGAAGTGATGGTGAAATCTATTCCGGTGTTTGGCAAATGGTTACCGGATCAATTGATAAAAATGAGAAAGCTTATCAAACTGCTCTTCGTGAAATAAAGGAAGAAACGAGTTTATTGCCCAAACAATTTTGGGTAGTTCCAAATGTTAATTCATTTTACGAACCGAAGAAAGATTACATTTGTATGGTACCGGTTTTTGCAGCTTTAGTGGATTTGGATTGCCAAGTTACTATTTCAAATGAGCATTCCGAATATAAGTGGGTAAGCCTTGATGAAGCTAAAAAATTATTAGCATGGCGTGGACAAAGAAATTCCGTTGAAATAATTTACGAGTACTTTACTAAAGAAAAAAGCTTCTTAAATTTTGTT